The following proteins come from a genomic window of Natrinema saccharevitans:
- a CDS encoding glycosyltransferase family 2 protein, with product MLLEAVIAVFVLTQVAYFVGNCALVTLLVRRSDALVDDATVERRVAEGTETDRDRPLARPDGGSSSGVAPASANADRTAGEPRPTARSGCRLPQSAVRRLRVLVPIYRESPAVLTETLDNIAAQRYPTAAVSVYVIYEPDDPTASAVREAVAAREDDLAVEFVAVDRAALAADRAPGDWTFSGTGVPRTKAAALTYAFTTRSFAADDVVTVFDSDTQVPLDTFELAAAGLAEYDIVQAKQTARNVDDGLLPLLESMGIAAWSDLIYANSTDGPYQLLGKAYFVPAGVLYDLDRWQLDAVTEDMALGVAAHERGCTLGIIDRYVQDLCPADLEAWIRQKRRWVRGPYRHLLTPGWSGLERGRFWAGTVLTQLLAVTNVLGLPVGLAVLWQTLTGSTGVVPASLLPLVAFNGVVWCYYSWRSYRAAWEAVPFDSRWEQARYSLLSNPVTQALYATLWAVPICLALADAVRGVVPTFDVTPKG from the coding sequence ATGCTTCTCGAGGCCGTGATCGCGGTGTTCGTCCTGACCCAGGTGGCCTACTTCGTCGGCAACTGTGCGCTGGTGACGCTGCTCGTTCGCCGCTCCGACGCCTTGGTCGACGACGCCACCGTAGAGCGGCGCGTCGCCGAGGGGACCGAGACCGACCGCGATCGACCGCTGGCACGGCCCGACGGGGGCTCGAGCAGTGGCGTCGCTCCCGCATCGGCGAACGCGGACCGGACGGCCGGCGAGCCGCGACCGACGGCCCGGTCGGGCTGTCGGCTCCCGCAGTCGGCGGTCCGCCGGCTCCGCGTTCTCGTCCCGATCTACCGCGAGTCGCCGGCCGTCCTCACCGAGACGCTCGACAACATCGCCGCCCAGCGGTATCCGACCGCGGCCGTCTCCGTGTACGTGATCTACGAACCCGACGATCCGACCGCGTCGGCGGTCCGCGAGGCGGTCGCGGCTCGCGAGGACGACCTCGCCGTCGAGTTCGTCGCCGTCGATCGGGCGGCGCTCGCGGCCGACCGCGCGCCCGGCGACTGGACGTTCAGCGGGACGGGCGTCCCGCGGACGAAGGCCGCCGCCCTGACCTACGCCTTCACGACGCGCTCGTTCGCGGCCGACGACGTCGTGACGGTCTTCGACTCGGACACGCAGGTGCCCCTCGACACGTTCGAACTCGCCGCCGCCGGCCTCGCGGAGTACGACATCGTCCAGGCGAAACAGACCGCGCGAAACGTCGACGACGGGCTCCTCCCGCTGCTCGAGTCGATGGGGATCGCGGCGTGGTCGGACCTGATCTACGCCAACTCGACGGACGGCCCCTACCAGCTGCTGGGGAAGGCCTACTTCGTCCCGGCCGGCGTCCTCTACGACCTCGATCGGTGGCAACTCGACGCGGTGACCGAGGACATGGCGCTCGGCGTCGCCGCCCACGAACGGGGCTGTACGCTCGGTATCATCGACCGCTACGTGCAGGACCTCTGTCCGGCCGACCTCGAGGCGTGGATCCGTCAGAAGCGCCGCTGGGTCCGCGGCCCGTATCGGCACCTGCTGACGCCGGGCTGGTCCGGGCTCGAGCGCGGCCGGTTCTGGGCGGGCACCGTGTTGACCCAGCTCCTGGCGGTGACGAACGTCCTCGGCCTGCCGGTGGGACTCGCCGTCCTCTGGCAGACACTCACCGGCTCGACCGGCGTCGTCCCCGCGTCGCTGCTCCCGCTCGTCGCGTTCAACGGCGTCGTCTGGTGTTACTACAGCTGGCGGTCCTACCGCGCGGCCTGGGAGGCGGTCCCATTCGATAGCCGGTGGGAGCAGGCGCGGTACTCGCTGCTCTCGAACCCGGTCACGCAGGCGCTGTACGCGACGCTGTGGGCCGTCCCGATCTGTCTGGCGCTCGCAGACGCCGTCCGCGGCGTCGTCCCGACGTTCGACGTGACGCCGAAGGGCTGA
- a CDS encoding DMT family transporter yields the protein MSWPLLFVAGCFEIAWAIGLAYSDDLSRPVPTLATGLAMLVSVVLLARAVEELPIGTAYAVWTGIGAVGTASLGIVLFDEPATLARIGFIGLIVVGIVGLHLVSGGP from the coding sequence ATGTCGTGGCCGCTCCTGTTCGTCGCCGGCTGTTTCGAGATCGCGTGGGCGATCGGACTCGCGTACTCCGACGACCTCTCGCGGCCGGTGCCGACGCTCGCGACCGGGCTCGCGATGCTCGTCAGCGTGGTTCTCCTCGCGCGGGCCGTCGAAGAACTTCCCATCGGGACGGCCTACGCGGTCTGGACGGGCATCGGAGCCGTCGGGACCGCGTCGCTCGGCATCGTGTTGTTCGACGAGCCGGCGACGCTCGCCAGAATCGGGTTCATCGGCCTGATCGTCGTCGGGATCGTCGGGCTCCACCTCGTCAGCGGCGGGCCGTGA
- a CDS encoding tautomerase family protein, with the protein MPLLQFETTLSLSDEEKTALAERVTELYTTEMATTAGHVAVSIRERGAAALHLGRAVDGPLLFLDAEIRRGRPFERKRAFGLATMEYVGERFDVPDENMKIVFAEHPGESMMGVDRVGGEWDGESEDAE; encoded by the coding sequence ATGCCGCTGTTACAGTTCGAGACGACGTTATCGCTCTCTGACGAGGAAAAGACCGCCCTCGCCGAGCGAGTAACGGAACTGTACACGACCGAGATGGCGACGACGGCGGGCCACGTCGCCGTCTCGATCCGCGAGCGCGGGGCGGCCGCCCTCCATCTCGGCCGTGCCGTCGACGGGCCGCTGCTCTTTCTGGACGCCGAGATCCGTCGCGGCCGGCCGTTCGAGCGAAAGCGCGCGTTCGGGCTCGCGACGATGGAGTACGTCGGGGAGCGCTTCGACGTTCCCGACGAGAACATGAAGATCGTCTTCGCCGAACACCCCGGCGAGTCGATGATGGGCGTCGACCGCGTCGGCGGCGAGTGGGACGGCGAGAGCGAGGACGCCGAGTGA
- a CDS encoding CinA family protein, with protein MNDDIDPDLPMAVGDVLRDREETLAVAESCTGGLIGAAITAVPGASDYFDAGLTTYAYGAKRRHLGVSREALDDHGAVSEPVAREMARGVRDVTDVTWGVATTGVAGPTGGTEATPVGTVYIGVAHAAPWDSGDSYATVSRYVFDGDRAVVRAQTVDRALEDLLAELEDR; from the coding sequence ATGAACGACGACATCGACCCCGATCTGCCGATGGCCGTCGGCGACGTGCTTCGCGACCGAGAGGAGACGCTCGCGGTCGCCGAGTCCTGTACCGGCGGGCTGATCGGGGCCGCGATCACGGCCGTGCCGGGCGCGAGCGACTACTTCGACGCGGGGCTGACGACCTACGCTTACGGCGCGAAACGCCGCCACCTCGGCGTCAGCCGCGAGGCGCTCGACGATCACGGCGCGGTCTCGGAACCCGTCGCCCGCGAGATGGCGCGAGGGGTCCGGGACGTGACCGACGTCACCTGGGGCGTCGCGACGACCGGCGTCGCCGGCCCCACCGGCGGGACCGAGGCAACCCCGGTCGGGACCGTCTACATCGGCGTCGCCCACGCCGCTCCGTGGGACAGCGGGGACTCCTACGCCACCGTCTCCCGGTACGTCTTCGACGGCGATCGTGCCGTTGTGCGCGCACAGACCGTCGATCGAGCCCTCGAGGACCTGCTCGCCGAACTCGAGGATCGTTGA
- a CDS encoding ArsA family ATPase — MSGIDVEPVEEDEGATNDGDDDGAHTIEVTPTESVGDEERKTVDVEPSDEPIDGPDYVLYGGKGGVGKTTMAAATALDSARGGTSTLVVSTDPAHSLSDTFETEIPAEPGRIRDDIPLYAAEIDPESALEEGDTPFSGAAGATDSADETDPFAGGETSGSPFPGEGAEGGPLGGLGDMLGGESPMDALFGGAMPGADEAAAMQLLLEYMDDPRFERVVIDTAPTGHTLRLLRLPEIMDTMMGRLMKLRQRLGGMLEGVKGMFGGDAPDDGDDLEDLEVLRERIERLRAALRDPARTDFRIVMVPEEMSVFESKRLRAQLEEFGIPVGTVVVNRVMEPLSNVTDDVRGEFLQPNLDDCEFCQRRWDVQQSALAEAQELFRGTDVRRVPLFADEVRGEGMLEVVAACLR, encoded by the coding sequence ATGAGCGGCATCGACGTCGAACCGGTGGAGGAGGACGAGGGGGCGACGAACGACGGCGACGACGACGGCGCACACACCATCGAGGTGACGCCGACGGAGTCCGTCGGCGACGAGGAGCGCAAGACCGTCGACGTCGAGCCGTCCGACGAGCCGATCGACGGCCCCGACTACGTCCTCTACGGCGGGAAAGGGGGCGTCGGGAAGACGACGATGGCGGCCGCGACGGCGCTGGACAGCGCCCGCGGCGGGACGTCGACGCTGGTCGTCTCGACCGACCCGGCCCACTCGCTGTCGGACACCTTCGAGACGGAGATTCCGGCCGAACCCGGCCGAATCCGGGACGACATCCCGCTGTACGCGGCCGAGATCGATCCCGAAAGCGCGCTCGAGGAGGGGGACACGCCCTTCAGTGGTGCGGCCGGTGCGACGGACTCAGCCGACGAGACGGACCCCTTCGCGGGCGGCGAGACGAGCGGCTCGCCCTTCCCCGGCGAGGGGGCCGAGGGCGGGCCGCTCGGCGGCCTCGGCGACATGCTCGGCGGCGAATCGCCGATGGACGCCCTCTTCGGCGGCGCGATGCCCGGTGCCGACGAGGCCGCCGCCATGCAGCTCTTGCTCGAGTACATGGACGACCCGCGGTTCGAGCGCGTGGTGATCGACACCGCGCCGACCGGCCACACGCTCCGCCTGCTGCGGCTCCCCGAAATCATGGACACGATGATGGGTCGGCTGATGAAACTCCGCCAGCGCCTCGGCGGGATGCTCGAGGGCGTCAAGGGGATGTTCGGCGGCGACGCGCCCGACGACGGCGACGACCTCGAGGATCTGGAGGTCCTGCGCGAGCGCATCGAGCGCCTGCGGGCGGCCCTGCGCGATCCCGCGCGGACGGACTTCCGGATCGTCATGGTGCCAGAGGAGATGAGCGTCTTCGAGTCCAAGCGCCTGCGAGCGCAACTCGAGGAGTTCGGGATCCCGGTCGGTACCGTCGTCGTCAACCGGGTGATGGAGCCCCTGTCAAACGTTACCGACGACGTCCGCGGCGAGTTCCTCCAGCCGAATCTGGACGACTGCGAGTTCTGTCAACGGCGCTGGGACGTCCAGCAGAGCGCCCTCGCGGAGGCACAGGAACTGTTCCGCGGCACGGACGTGCGACGCGTCCCGCTGTTCGCCGACGAGGTCCGGGGCGAGGGGATGCTCGAGGTCGTCGCGGCCTGTCTGCGGTAG
- the purF gene encoding amidophosphoribosyltransferase — protein sequence MTEKCGVVGVSLDGRDAARPLYYALYALQHRGQESAGIVTHDGFQQHSHVEMGLVGDAFDEGDLETLNGSAGIGHVRYPTAGSVDSSCAQPFSVSFKSGSLGLSHNGNLVNADEIREELASAGHAFTSDGDTEVIAHDLARNLLEEDLVRAVKDTMTRIHGSYSLTITHDDTVLGVRDPRGNRPLCIGKLEDGYILASESAAIDTLDGDLVRDVRPGELVVLQDDGGGFDSYQLVEKDNTAHCFFEHVYFARPDSVIDDTLVYEARRNLGRKLWEESGVETDVVMPVPDSGRAFASGYADAASETTADGEARDADDDGVAFAEGLMKNRYVGRTFIMPTQDERERAVRLKLNPIKSTIEGKTVTVIDDSIVRGTTSTQLVQLLKDCGAEAVHVRIGAPAIVAPCYMGIDMATREELIASDKSVGEIRDEIAADSLAYLSTDAVADILGKERIDLCLGCVTGEYPYDIEGEETDRDVSRPDVGDQRLTTADYSSH from the coding sequence ATGACCGAAAAGTGCGGCGTCGTCGGCGTCTCACTCGACGGTCGGGACGCGGCACGGCCGTTGTACTACGCGCTGTACGCACTCCAACACCGGGGACAGGAGTCCGCAGGCATCGTCACACACGACGGGTTCCAGCAGCACAGCCACGTCGAAATGGGGCTCGTGGGAGACGCCTTCGACGAGGGCGACCTCGAGACGCTCAACGGGTCGGCCGGGATCGGCCACGTCCGATATCCGACGGCCGGCTCGGTCGACTCCTCGTGTGCCCAGCCGTTCTCCGTCTCCTTCAAGAGCGGCTCGCTCGGGCTGAGTCACAACGGCAACCTCGTCAACGCCGACGAGATCCGCGAGGAACTCGCCAGCGCGGGCCATGCCTTCACCAGCGACGGCGACACCGAGGTCATCGCCCACGACCTCGCGCGCAACCTGCTCGAGGAGGATCTGGTACGAGCCGTCAAGGACACGATGACGCGGATTCACGGCTCTTACTCGCTGACGATTACCCACGACGATACCGTCCTCGGCGTGCGCGACCCGCGGGGCAATCGCCCGCTCTGTATCGGGAAACTCGAGGACGGCTACATACTCGCCTCGGAGTCGGCGGCGATCGACACCTTGGACGGGGACCTCGTCCGCGACGTACGGCCGGGCGAACTGGTCGTCCTGCAGGACGACGGCGGGGGCTTCGACTCCTACCAGCTCGTCGAGAAGGACAACACCGCCCACTGTTTCTTCGAACACGTCTACTTCGCCCGCCCCGACAGCGTCATCGACGACACGCTGGTCTACGAGGCCCGCCGGAACCTCGGCCGCAAGCTCTGGGAGGAAAGCGGCGTCGAGACCGATGTGGTGATGCCGGTCCCCGACTCCGGGCGCGCGTTCGCCTCGGGCTACGCGGACGCGGCGAGCGAGACCACCGCCGACGGCGAGGCCCGCGACGCCGACGACGACGGCGTCGCGTTCGCCGAGGGCCTGATGAAGAACCGCTACGTCGGTCGCACGTTCATCATGCCGACGCAGGACGAACGCGAGCGCGCGGTGCGGCTCAAACTCAACCCGATCAAGTCGACGATCGAGGGCAAGACCGTCACCGTCATCGACGACTCGATCGTCCGCGGCACCACGTCGACGCAGCTCGTCCAACTCCTCAAAGACTGCGGGGCCGAGGCGGTCCACGTTCGCATCGGCGCGCCCGCCATCGTCGCCCCCTGTTACATGGGGATCGACATGGCCACCCGCGAGGAACTCATCGCCTCGGACAAGTCCGTCGGCGAGATCCGCGACGAGATCGCCGCCGACAGCCTCGCCTACCTCTCGACCGACGCCGTCGCCGACATCCTCGGGAAAGAGCGCATCGACCTCTGTCTGGGCTGTGTCACCGGCGAGTACCCCTACGACATCGAGGGCGAGGAGACCGACCGCGACGTCAGCCGGCCCGACGTCGGCGACCAACGACTCACCACGGCCGACTATAGTAGCCACTGA
- a CDS encoding SLC13 family permease, translating to MGTERERDARSVAGRLWRSLWRVNARTKAYLTLDAPAMIADMDDLTAEKRRLARRVFADGGRDPSGTDDTEPDRERESDPGGGSGGGPRSDSGDDGSPFDVGGTYGRRQQVGFVLGPVLFALLFLSPTPDGLSAAGKAVAAVTAWVAVWWMSEAIPIPATSLLPIVLFPLTGALPVADTTPSYGHPLIFLFMGGFFLAVAMQRWGLHRRIALRTIKAVGTEPSRLILGFMLATAFLSMWVSNSATVMMMVPIALAVIYQTADLIDETGLEVDTSEGNFSFGIALMLCIAYGASVGGVSTLIGTPPNVLFAGQADALFGQSVSFAEWMLYGVPISAVGLVAVYTYVTRAVSPQFAELPAGADTIDRELERLGPMNRQERWVAVVFVGMATAWIGSSLLDPLLGIAPPDDADTIVAIGGAMVLFTLPTTTADGDRTFLLDWTNAVDIPWGVILLFGGGLAIASGFGDTGLAAWIGERLELLAGVPMIAILFAVVVMTIFLTEVTSNTATTAMLMPILAGVAVGIGVHPFGLMIAGATAASFAFMLPVATPPNAIVFGSGYITLPQMAKIGFGLNVIGIVLITLVAVGWLPIAWGIEIGTLPTEFADAFQG from the coding sequence ATGGGAACCGAACGCGAGCGGGACGCTCGATCGGTGGCGGGGCGACTGTGGCGGTCCCTGTGGCGCGTCAACGCCCGGACGAAGGCGTATCTGACGCTCGACGCGCCGGCTATGATCGCGGACATGGACGACCTGACGGCCGAGAAACGGCGGCTCGCGCGGCGGGTGTTCGCCGACGGCGGGCGCGACCCGTCCGGAACCGACGACACCGAGCCCGATCGGGAACGCGAGTCCGACCCGGGCGGCGGTTCCGGCGGTGGTCCCCGCTCTGACAGCGGCGACGACGGCTCGCCGTTCGACGTCGGCGGCACCTACGGCCGCCGACAGCAGGTGGGGTTCGTCCTCGGACCGGTCCTGTTCGCCCTGCTCTTCCTCTCGCCGACGCCGGACGGCCTCTCGGCCGCGGGGAAGGCGGTCGCCGCCGTCACCGCGTGGGTCGCGGTCTGGTGGATGTCCGAGGCGATCCCGATTCCCGCCACGTCGCTGCTCCCGATCGTCCTCTTCCCGCTGACCGGCGCGCTGCCGGTCGCGGACACGACGCCGTCCTACGGCCACCCGCTGATCTTTCTCTTCATGGGCGGCTTTTTCCTCGCGGTGGCGATGCAGCGGTGGGGGCTCCACCGACGGATCGCGCTCCGGACGATCAAGGCCGTCGGCACCGAACCCTCGAGACTCATTCTCGGGTTCATGCTCGCCACCGCCTTCCTCTCGATGTGGGTCTCCAACAGCGCGACCGTGATGATGATGGTCCCGATCGCGCTGGCGGTCATCTACCAGACCGCCGATCTGATCGACGAGACCGGCCTCGAGGTCGACACGAGCGAGGGAAACTTCTCGTTCGGGATCGCGCTGATGCTGTGTATCGCCTACGGGGCCTCCGTCGGCGGCGTCTCGACGCTGATCGGGACGCCGCCGAACGTCCTCTTCGCCGGACAGGCCGACGCGCTGTTCGGTCAGTCGGTCTCCTTCGCCGAGTGGATGCTCTACGGCGTCCCCATCTCCGCGGTCGGCCTGGTGGCGGTCTACACCTACGTCACGCGGGCCGTCTCGCCGCAGTTCGCGGAACTGCCCGCCGGCGCGGACACGATCGACCGCGAACTCGAGCGGCTCGGTCCCATGAACCGACAGGAGAGATGGGTCGCCGTCGTCTTCGTCGGGATGGCGACGGCCTGGATCGGCTCGAGCCTGCTCGACCCGTTGCTCGGAATCGCGCCGCCGGACGACGCCGACACCATCGTCGCGATCGGCGGCGCGATGGTGCTGTTTACGCTGCCGACGACGACCGCCGACGGCGACCGGACCTTCCTGCTCGACTGGACCAACGCCGTCGACATCCCCTGGGGCGTCATCCTCCTGTTCGGTGGCGGGCTCGCCATCGCCAGCGGCTTCGGCGACACCGGGCTCGCGGCCTGGATCGGCGAGCGCCTCGAGTTGCTCGCGGGGGTCCCCATGATCGCGATCCTGTTCGCGGTGGTCGTGATGACGATCTTCCTGACGGAGGTCACCTCGAACACGGCGACGACGGCGATGCTGATGCCGATCCTCGCCGGGGTCGCGGTCGGGATCGGCGTCCACCCGTTCGGGTTGATGATCGCGGGCGCGACCGCCGCGTCGTTCGCGTTTATGCTGCCGGTCGCGACGCCGCCGAACGCGATCGTGTTCGGTAGCGGCTACATCACGCTGCCCCAGATGGCAAAGATCGGGTTCGGACTCAACGTCATCGGCATCGTCTTGATCACCCTGGTCGCGGTGGGTTGGCTCCCGATCGCGTGGGGGATCGAGATCGGCACGCTCCCGACGGAGTTTGCTGACGCGTTCCAAGGGTGA
- a CDS encoding pyridoxal phosphate-dependent aminotransferase: MDYETPLFFHVMEYADAADRDVVDMVSGNPDWEPPEALREGLREYADLEPDRLQYPASEGLPELREEIAARRGVDADQIVVTNGAGEANYLAMARALERDAGDEVLLTDPVYPYYPGKTTMLGGTQRYVAADDEGRLDPADVRAAASDETAAIVVNTPNNPTGAVYPAETMRELVAVAEDHDAVLISDEVYDHYDLAGEFASALETESVHRIVTNAVSKSMAVTGLRVGYAIFPPELVGDARSRHMLVNVATTRPGQYAALKAFRETGPEYYERNRELLRERVDTFTDALEAVGAEYTTPQGSFYVLARFDGYPGTLENVERLIDEAGVAGMPGEAFGDSRSEWLRFALVTPRVEEAAERLAAYFG; this comes from the coding sequence ATGGACTACGAGACGCCGCTTTTCTTCCACGTGATGGAGTACGCGGACGCGGCGGACCGCGACGTGGTCGACATGGTCAGCGGCAACCCCGACTGGGAGCCCCCCGAGGCGCTTCGAGAGGGACTGCGCGAGTACGCCGATCTCGAGCCGGACCGGTTGCAGTATCCCGCCAGCGAGGGACTGCCCGAACTGCGCGAAGAGATCGCCGCCCGGCGGGGCGTCGACGCCGACCAGATCGTCGTCACCAACGGCGCGGGCGAGGCCAACTATCTCGCGATGGCGCGGGCCCTGGAGCGCGACGCCGGCGACGAGGTGCTACTGACCGATCCCGTCTACCCCTACTACCCCGGCAAGACGACGATGCTCGGGGGCACACAGCGGTACGTCGCGGCTGACGACGAGGGACGACTCGACCCCGCGGACGTCCGCGCCGCCGCGAGCGACGAGACGGCCGCGATCGTCGTCAACACGCCGAACAACCCCACCGGCGCGGTCTATCCCGCCGAGACGATGCGGGAACTCGTCGCCGTCGCCGAGGACCACGACGCCGTTCTCATCAGCGACGAGGTCTACGACCACTACGACCTCGCCGGGGAGTTCGCGAGCGCGCTCGAGACCGAGTCGGTCCACCGGATCGTCACGAACGCCGTCTCGAAGTCGATGGCCGTTACCGGCCTCCGGGTCGGCTACGCGATCTTCCCGCCGGAGCTGGTCGGGGACGCTAGGAGCCGCCACATGCTGGTCAACGTCGCGACGACCCGTCCCGGCCAGTACGCGGCCCTGAAGGCCTTCCGCGAGACGGGTCCCGAGTACTACGAGCGCAATCGAGAGTTGCTCCGCGAGCGCGTCGATACCTTCACCGACGCGCTCGAGGCCGTCGGTGCCGAGTACACGACGCCGCAGGGCTCGTTCTACGTGCTGGCCCGCTTCGACGGCTACCCCGGCACGCTCGAGAACGTCGAGCGCCTGATCGACGAGGCCGGCGTCGCGGGGATGCCCGGCGAAGCCTTCGGCGATTCCCGGAGCGAGTGGCTGCGCTTTGCCCTCGTGACCCCGCGCGTCGAGGAAGCTGCCGAGCGGCTGGCGGCGTACTTCGGGTGA
- a CDS encoding universal stress protein translates to MYRVLLPVDDSESRARAQANAVRDLPNAATAVSVDVLHVSEGGSGPDAEWAAGGFAEEYAAEMERLAGDDALPASVEAAVDALEADGIEWTVRTAIGDPADRILEAAAEYDSDLLVLGFEGRSPVGKALFGSVAQSVVLESDRPVTVVPAE, encoded by the coding sequence ATGTACCGCGTGTTGCTCCCGGTCGACGACAGCGAGTCTCGGGCGCGGGCGCAAGCGAACGCCGTCCGCGACCTGCCGAACGCGGCGACGGCCGTCTCGGTCGACGTCCTCCACGTCAGCGAGGGCGGGTCGGGGCCCGACGCCGAGTGGGCGGCCGGCGGCTTCGCCGAGGAGTACGCCGCCGAGATGGAACGGCTCGCCGGCGACGACGCGCTCCCGGCGTCGGTCGAGGCGGCCGTCGACGCCCTCGAGGCGGACGGTATCGAGTGGACGGTCCGGACCGCGATCGGCGACCCCGCGGACCGGATCCTCGAGGCGGCCGCCGAGTACGACAGCGACCTGCTCGTCCTCGGTTTCGAGGGGCGATCGCCGGTCGGCAAGGCGCTGTTCGGGAGCGTCGCCCAGTCGGTCGTCCTCGAGAGCGACCGACCGGTGACGGTCGTCCCCGCGGAGTGA
- a CDS encoding metal-dependent hydrolase, whose product MNKKGHVLNAVLLSIGLGYLLEPSGSLETFRTIVMIGVPVTLGALFPDVDTAFGKHRKTLHNLPILLGFLAFPYVFGNLEYVWVGVLTHYVLDVAGSKRGIALFYPLWKKEFGLPIGVAVSSKRADLMMVVVTVAELLLVALVVFRVPQWGFELGRQGLGL is encoded by the coding sequence ATGAACAAGAAGGGACACGTGTTGAACGCCGTGCTGTTGAGCATCGGGCTGGGGTATCTGCTCGAGCCTTCCGGGAGTCTGGAGACGTTCAGGACCATCGTGATGATCGGCGTTCCGGTGACGCTGGGGGCGCTCTTTCCGGACGTCGACACCGCCTTCGGCAAACACCGGAAGACGCTGCACAACCTGCCGATCCTGCTCGGTTTCCTGGCCTTTCCGTACGTCTTCGGCAATCTCGAGTACGTCTGGGTCGGCGTTCTGACCCATTACGTCCTCGACGTGGCGGGGAGCAAGCGCGGGATCGCACTGTTTTACCCGCTCTGGAAGAAGGAGTTCGGACTGCCGATCGGGGTCGCGGTCAGCAGCAAGCGCGCCGACCTCATGATGGTGGTCGTCACCGTCGCCGAACTCCTGTTGGTCGCGCTGGTCGTCTTCCGGGTGCCTCAGTGGGGGTTCGAGCTGGGCCGGCAGGGACTCGGGCTGTAG